From the genome of Sulfitobacter sp. DSM 110093, one region includes:
- a CDS encoding DMT family transporter, which yields MNTTPQITRTSWLLIAILGFVWGGTFLAIEIALTGITPFWLAASRIGFASVVMLALWAVRGFALFTKRPTRGNIAILITIGIISSALPFSLLAWGQQFVTSGFAGVTMASVALIVLPLAHFLLPGENMTPRKVGGFLIGFVGVVVLIGGQAFESTGAVMETAGRIACVGAASCYAVSSILMRRLPSVDPIGLATILMLVGASIMLPAAFLSEGPPPMPAPKILGVLAFLGLVPTAGAAFLRVYVVRTAGPVFMSLVNYQVPVWSVLLGALVLSEPLPMSLLYAMALILAGVGLSQYGALKRLFQRG from the coding sequence ATGAACACCACGCCTCAGATCACCCGCACCAGCTGGCTGCTGATCGCCATTCTGGGCTTTGTCTGGGGCGGCACCTTTCTGGCCATCGAAATTGCGCTTACAGGCATTACGCCCTTTTGGCTCGCCGCCTCTCGGATCGGGTTTGCGTCGGTGGTTATGCTTGCACTATGGGCCGTGCGAGGTTTCGCGCTTTTTACAAAGCGCCCAACGCGCGGAAACATCGCGATCCTAATCACCATCGGCATCATTAGCTCTGCCTTACCCTTCTCGCTGCTCGCATGGGGGCAACAATTTGTAACCTCTGGTTTTGCCGGGGTGACCATGGCCTCGGTTGCGCTGATCGTTCTGCCGCTGGCGCATTTCCTACTTCCCGGCGAAAACATGACTCCGCGTAAGGTCGGCGGCTTCTTGATCGGCTTTGTCGGCGTGGTGGTGCTGATCGGCGGCCAAGCATTTGAAAGCACGGGAGCCGTGATGGAAACTGCGGGGCGGATCGCCTGCGTCGGCGCAGCCTCGTGTTATGCCGTCAGTTCGATCCTTATGCGCCGCTTGCCGTCGGTCGACCCCATAGGGCTGGCCACAATCCTCATGCTGGTCGGCGCCAGTATCATGTTGCCTGCCGCTTTCCTCAGCGAAGGCCCGCCCCCCATGCCCGCGCCAAAGATATTGGGTGTGCTGGCCTTTCTTGGCCTCGTCCCTACAGCAGGCGCAGCTTTCCTGCGGGTCTATGTGGTGCGCACCGCCGGGCCGGTCTTTATGTCCTTAGTGAATTACCAAGTGCCGGTCTGGTCGGTCCTTCTGGGTGCGCTGGTGCTGTCAGAGCCGCTGCCGATGTCGCTGCTTTATGCGATGGCGCTGATCCTCGCGGGCGTGGGGCTCAGCCAATACGGAGCGCTGAAACGGTTGTTCCAGCGCGGGTAG
- a CDS encoding DUF1206 domain-containing protein: MTDKSHEGLKWVMRAGYGARGVIYTIIGSLALLAAFKSTQASGTKDALAALRDEPYGVPALLAIGVGLLAYLVWRVVAGVQDVENQGTDPKGLIARLGQITTGLIHGGIGVSVLALAMSGKNSGGDTTQDWTQKLMSMPMGRYVVAAIALILLGAGIYYAYKGWSGNYKGHLARTHFTESIDPILTIGLVVYGIMMALVAGSLGYAALTANPEQAGGLGKALQDLRGMAFGRFLLGGAGLGLIGFAIYNFVEAAYRVVPKFSDPDIRTLLD; the protein is encoded by the coding sequence GTGACAGACAAATCACATGAAGGACTGAAGTGGGTGATGCGCGCGGGCTATGGCGCGCGGGGCGTGATCTATACGATCATCGGCAGTCTGGCGCTGCTGGCCGCGTTCAAATCGACCCAAGCTTCAGGTACCAAAGATGCCCTCGCTGCACTGCGGGACGAACCCTACGGGGTGCCAGCGCTTCTCGCTATTGGGGTCGGGTTGCTGGCCTATCTGGTATGGCGTGTGGTTGCTGGGGTGCAGGACGTCGAAAATCAAGGAACTGATCCCAAGGGGCTAATTGCGCGGCTGGGGCAAATCACCACTGGGCTGATCCACGGCGGTATTGGCGTTTCAGTATTGGCGCTGGCGATGAGTGGGAAGAACAGCGGCGGCGACACCACGCAAGACTGGACACAAAAACTGATGTCGATGCCGATGGGCCGTTATGTCGTGGCAGCGATTGCACTGATCTTGCTCGGCGCGGGTATCTATTATGCCTACAAAGGCTGGAGTGGGAACTACAAAGGCCATCTGGCCCGCACGCATTTCACCGAAAGCATTGACCCTATTCTGACCATCGGCCTTGTGGTCTATGGTATCATGATGGCGTTGGTTGCCGGGTCTTTGGGCTATGCCGCACTAACGGCCAATCCCGAACAGGCGGGCGGTTTGGGCAAAGCGTTGCAAGACCTGCGCGGGATGGCCTTTGGGCGTTTCTTGCTTGGCGGTGCCGGGTTGGGGCTGATCGGTTTTGCGATCTATAACTTCGTTGAGGCTGCCTACCGAGTTGTACCGAAGTTCTCCGACCCCGATATCCGCACCTTGTTGGATTAA
- the glmM gene encoding phosphoglucosamine mutase, translating into MTKLFGTDGVRGTANIHPMTAEMALRIGAAVGRYFRREKDTVHRVVIGKDTRLSGYMFENALTAGLTSTGMNVLLLGPVPTPAVGLLTRSMRADLGVMISASHNPASDNGIKFFGPDGFKLSDQVEQEIEALVAEGVEPTAPNQIGRAKRIDDSRYRYIERVKSTFPRQMRLDGLKVVIDCAHGAAYHVAPMALWELGATVIPVGVAPNGLNINDGCGSTQPQSAAEAVVANGADVGICLDGDADRVILIDQNGRIGDGDQFMALMASRWAADSRLANKSLVATVMSNLGLERFLNDRGVQLERTAVGDRYVVERMRAGGFNLGGEQSGHIVMTDHATTGDGLMAGLQFLAEMVRSGKPASELLYQFDPVPQLLKNVRFSAGQTPLEDAQVKAAIAQAEADLAQGGRLLIRKSGTEPLVRVMAEHEDAELMERAVDSVVDAVNAAVGS; encoded by the coding sequence ATGACAAAGCTTTTTGGTACCGATGGCGTGCGTGGCACGGCCAATATTCACCCAATGACCGCCGAAATGGCGTTGCGCATCGGCGCGGCTGTTGGGCGATATTTCCGACGCGAGAAGGATACCGTGCACCGCGTGGTGATCGGCAAAGACACCCGGCTTTCTGGCTATATGTTTGAAAACGCTTTGACGGCTGGGCTGACGAGCACGGGGATGAACGTTCTGCTGCTTGGTCCGGTGCCGACACCGGCAGTCGGGCTTTTGACCCGCTCCATGCGGGCCGATTTGGGGGTCATGATTTCGGCCAGTCACAATCCGGCCAGCGACAATGGTATCAAGTTTTTCGGGCCGGATGGGTTCAAACTCTCTGACCAAGTTGAGCAAGAGATCGAGGCGCTGGTCGCCGAGGGGGTGGAGCCTACGGCTCCCAACCAAATCGGCCGCGCCAAGCGCATCGACGACAGTCGCTATCGTTATATTGAGCGGGTCAAATCGACTTTCCCGCGTCAAATGCGTCTGGATGGGCTAAAAGTGGTGATCGATTGTGCCCATGGTGCGGCCTATCACGTCGCCCCCATGGCCCTCTGGGAATTAGGCGCAACGGTTATCCCTGTGGGCGTGGCACCCAATGGCCTAAACATCAATGATGGGTGCGGGTCTACCCAACCACAATCCGCAGCCGAGGCCGTGGTCGCAAATGGCGCGGACGTTGGCATTTGCCTTGATGGTGATGCGGATCGGGTGATCTTGATCGACCAGAATGGCCGGATTGGCGACGGGGATCAGTTCATGGCGCTGATGGCGTCGCGTTGGGCTGCGGATAGCCGGCTGGCGAACAAGTCGCTTGTCGCCACGGTAATGAGCAACCTTGGACTTGAGCGGTTTCTCAATGATCGCGGTGTGCAACTGGAGCGGACCGCCGTTGGCGACCGTTATGTAGTGGAGCGGATGCGGGCGGGGGGCTTTAACCTTGGCGGAGAACAATCGGGCCATATCGTCATGACCGATCACGCCACCACCGGTGATGGTCTGATGGCGGGGCTACAGTTTTTGGCAGAGATGGTCCGTTCGGGGAAGCCTGCCTCTGAACTGCTGTATCAATTCGACCCGGTGCCGCAACTTCTGAAAAACGTGCGTTTCTCTGCCGGTCAGACCCCGTTGGAGGATGCACAGGTCAAGGCCGCCATCGCGCAGGCTGAGGCCGATCTGGCACAGGGTGGGCGGCTGTTGATCCGCAAATCAGGCACCGAGCCTTTGGTGCGCGTCATGGCAGAGCACGAGGATGCGGAGTTGATGGAACGCGCAGTGGATAGCGTGGTCGACGCGGTGAACGCGGCGGTGGGCAGCTAG
- a CDS encoding dihydroneopterin aldolase, with protein MSDEIRLAFAHPSERAETMAGPEPRDRISLRDHIVEVEIGAFQAERDVTQRVSFNVVVEVMPLTSVVDDDVDRILSYDRVTEAIAAELAAERLNLLETLAERVADRILVEPQAMRVFVRIEKLDRGPGALGVEIVRARGGDAARHDPAIETPQPLVVYLSNAAIASPHLTDWLDQLEASAQPVILCVGPADIATPQAGQEKAQRHIDLLAIEQNAWMVFGRDPRCAVVGSRTELDWAMKNGQICIWAPSRIVLDAVDGPAAAPHEAPALAAWFAASLAAKELLTVGAAVPEIAELPTRALSVDTAKIA; from the coding sequence ATGTCCGACGAAATCCGACTTGCCTTTGCGCATCCGTCTGAGCGGGCCGAGACAATGGCCGGGCCCGAGCCGCGCGACAGGATTTCGCTGCGCGACCATATTGTCGAAGTAGAAATCGGCGCCTTTCAGGCCGAGCGGGATGTGACTCAGCGGGTCAGCTTTAACGTCGTCGTCGAAGTGATGCCGCTGACAAGTGTGGTGGATGACGACGTGGATCGCATCCTTTCGTATGACCGTGTGACCGAGGCGATTGCCGCCGAGCTTGCTGCCGAACGGCTAAACCTTTTGGAGACGCTGGCTGAGCGGGTGGCAGACCGGATCTTGGTCGAGCCGCAGGCGATGCGGGTCTTTGTGCGGATCGAAAAGTTGGACCGTGGTCCCGGCGCACTTGGGGTTGAGATCGTGCGGGCACGGGGTGGTGATGCCGCAAGGCATGACCCCGCGATTGAGACGCCGCAACCGCTTGTTGTCTATCTGTCGAATGCTGCCATTGCCTCCCCCCATTTGACTGACTGGCTTGACCAGTTGGAAGCCTCCGCTCAGCCGGTGATCTTGTGTGTCGGCCCGGCTGACATCGCCACGCCGCAGGCCGGGCAGGAAAAAGCGCAACGCCACATTGATCTGCTGGCGATAGAACAGAACGCTTGGATGGTCTTTGGCCGCGACCCTCGCTGCGCCGTCGTGGGCAGCCGGACAGAGTTGGACTGGGCGATGAAAAACGGTCAGATATGCATCTGGGCCCCTTCGCGGATCGTGCTGGATGCCGTCGACGGCCCCGCCGCTGCCCCGCATGAGGCACCCGCGCTGGCGGCGTGGTTCGCGGCAAGCCTTGCTGCGAAGGAACTGCTTACTGTTGGTGCTGCCGTCCCAGAGATTGCGGAACTGCCGACGCGCGCGCTTTCGGTCGATACGGCAAAGATCGCGTAA
- the glyS gene encoding glycine--tRNA ligase subunit beta, whose amino-acid sequence MPDLLIELFSEEIPARMQKRAGEDLQKLVTNGLVEAGLTYGSAAVFTTPRRLTLALGDMLAASPRQVEERKGPKADAPEKAIEGFLRGAGLTRDQLEERDTPKGKVFFAKIEKPGRPAAEIVAEVLEQTIRNFPWPKSMRWGTGSLKWVRPLHSILCVISDEAGAEVVPLTIDGIAAGNTTRGHRFLAPDEIEVSGFEDYQTKLARAHVVLDPAARADTIWHDATNMAFAAGLEVVEDAGLLAEVAGLVEYPVVLMGRIGKDFLGLPPEVLQTSMKEHQKFFSVRNSKSGQIERFVTVANRTTADDGATILAGNEKVLGARLSDAKFFWDNDLRTVTSGAGMETWVKALENVTFHNKLGTQAELIDRMATLSRELAPLVGADADEAEQAARVAKADLSSEMVYEFPELQGLMGSYYARKAGLSDAVADAAKNHYAPLGPSDDVPTEPVSIAVALAEKIDKLTGFWAIDEKPTGSKDPFALRRAALGVIRILVENDVSLPLDNVLEQSAEIVGERDAGKADTGDILGFIHDRLKVYLRDQGIRHDIIDACIAMDGSDDLTLLVKRARALSETLKTDDGENLIQGFKRANNILSQAEEADGVEYSFGADPKFAETEAEKNLFAALDKAEAKITPAMAAQDFSTAMAAMAELRGPIDAFFEAVQVNADNPTVRRNRLNLLSRIRTICSAVADLTKLDG is encoded by the coding sequence GTGCCAGATCTGCTGATTGAACTTTTCTCCGAAGAAATCCCTGCGCGGATGCAGAAACGTGCTGGTGAAGACCTGCAAAAGCTGGTGACCAACGGTCTGGTCGAAGCCGGTCTGACCTATGGCTCCGCCGCCGTTTTCACCACCCCGCGCCGTCTGACGCTGGCGCTTGGCGATATGCTTGCCGCCAGCCCGCGTCAGGTCGAAGAGCGTAAAGGCCCAAAAGCCGACGCGCCGGAAAAAGCCATCGAAGGTTTTTTACGCGGTGCTGGTCTGACCCGTGATCAGCTTGAGGAACGCGACACGCCCAAGGGCAAAGTATTCTTTGCCAAGATCGAAAAGCCAGGCCGTCCGGCGGCTGAGATCGTGGCTGAGGTGCTGGAACAGACCATCCGCAATTTTCCATGGCCCAAGTCGATGCGATGGGGCACGGGGAGCCTCAAATGGGTCCGCCCGCTGCATTCGATCCTTTGCGTCATCAGCGATGAGGCCGGGGCAGAGGTGGTGCCGCTGACCATCGACGGCATCGCCGCTGGCAACACGACGCGCGGCCACCGGTTCCTTGCACCGGATGAGATCGAAGTCTCTGGGTTCGAGGACTACCAAACCAAACTCGCCCGCGCCCATGTCGTGCTCGACCCTGCCGCGCGGGCCGATACGATTTGGCATGACGCCACCAACATGGCCTTCGCCGCCGGGCTGGAAGTGGTCGAAGACGCAGGGCTTCTGGCCGAAGTCGCCGGATTGGTGGAATACCCCGTCGTGCTGATGGGCCGCATCGGCAAAGATTTCCTCGGCCTGCCGCCCGAAGTGCTGCAAACCTCGATGAAAGAGCATCAAAAGTTTTTCTCGGTCCGTAATTCGAAGTCGGGTCAGATCGAGCGTTTCGTCACCGTCGCCAACCGCACAACCGCCGACGATGGTGCCACGATCCTCGCGGGCAACGAAAAGGTGTTGGGCGCGCGGCTGTCGGATGCGAAATTCTTCTGGGACAACGACCTGCGCACCGTGACTTCGGGCGCGGGAATGGAGACTTGGGTCAAGGCGCTGGAAAACGTGACCTTCCATAACAAACTCGGCACACAGGCCGAGTTGATCGACCGCATGGCGACCCTCTCGCGTGAGCTGGCCCCGCTGGTCGGCGCCGACGCCGACGAGGCCGAGCAGGCCGCCCGCGTTGCCAAGGCCGATCTGAGTTCGGAGATGGTTTATGAATTCCCCGAATTGCAGGGTCTGATGGGCAGCTACTACGCGCGCAAGGCTGGGCTGTCGGATGCTGTGGCCGATGCGGCCAAGAACCACTACGCGCCGCTGGGGCCGTCCGATGACGTGCCGACTGAGCCGGTGTCGATTGCCGTGGCGCTGGCCGAGAAGATCGACAAGCTCACCGGCTTCTGGGCGATTGACGAAAAGCCGACCGGGAGCAAGGATCCCTTCGCGCTACGCCGTGCGGCTTTGGGGGTTATTCGGATTCTGGTTGAGAATGATGTATCCCTTCCGCTCGACAATGTGCTTGAGCAAAGTGCTGAGATCGTCGGTGAGCGCGACGCAGGCAAGGCTGATACCGGTGATATTCTGGGCTTCATCCACGACCGCCTAAAAGTCTACCTCCGCGACCAAGGTATCCGCCACGACATCATTGACGCCTGCATTGCCATGGACGGCAGCGACGATCTGACCTTGCTGGTCAAACGCGCCCGCGCCCTGTCGGAAACGCTCAAAACCGACGACGGCGAGAACCTGATCCAAGGCTTCAAACGCGCCAACAACATACTCAGCCAAGCCGAAGAGGCCGATGGCGTGGAATACTCCTTTGGCGCTGATCCGAAGTTTGCGGAAACCGAAGCCGAGAAAAACCTTTTCGCCGCGCTCGACAAAGCCGAGGCCAAGATCACCCCGGCGATGGCGGCGCAGGACTTTTCAACCGCGATGGCCGCCATGGCGGAACTGCGCGGGCCGATTGATGCGTTTTTCGAGGCGGTTCAGGTCAATGCCGACAACCCCACCGTGCGGCGCAACCGGCTCAATCTGCTCAGCCGCATTCGCACGATCTGTAGCGCCGTGGCGGACTTGACCAAACTGGATGGCTGA
- a CDS encoding putative PEP-binding protein, which translates to MQNDPHTTLVTPTAPIANDTHGGRAKCLQRLVRLELPVPSTVAVSFNAVQQIARGQLPDIQAVVDQFPKGALLCVRPSSQDPDWGGPGAVLNIGINDKLFEYYATTIGEGPAAALYSRFVQSYAVNVARLDPDMFDDVNGDGRAALMESLRAYEAETEERFPQDPATQLAAVLRSMARAWNGTSARLLRQAKGAPADAGLGLIVQEMAFGVGQGQCGSGVLQLVDSDTGLPQITGRYLSQSQGRDALEGDAAAMYLTRDPRGPSLEELVPDAFAELKEHAALMRKRLRAEMQVEFVIDQGKLHILDGVKVARSSRAAVRIAVALADEGIISREEALMRVQPRTLSELLHRQVDPSAKRDVIGRGIAASPGAATGRIVFSASDAQASAARGEPCILVRRETSPEDIRGMHAAAAVLTERGGITSHAAVIGRGMGLPCVVGASNMRFIVTQRQIIAPDGRVFVEGDQITVDGSTGQVLAGAAKMQEAALDDTFTRLMGWAEDVADIGIRANADTPADAQTARNFNAHGIGLCRTEHMFFEPGRLTVMREMIFAESGEDRRAVLERLLPMQREDFTQLFRIMQGQPVCIRLFDPPLHEFLPSDKAGQRELAEALGLQMSDVTRRVAAMTEYNPMLGLRGVRLGVTVPEIYEMQARAIFEATIEASRDGEPVVPEIMIPLVSARREVELVKASVDAIAAAVRSERDASFTYRLGVMVETPRACLRAEEIAPHCAFLSFGTNDLTQMTYGLSRDDAGRFMSNYVQQGVYPEDPFHVLDTDGVGELLQLGAARGRKAQPGITLSICGEHGGNPESIAFCRESGFDYVSCSPFRVPVARLAAAQLAIAHKIG; encoded by the coding sequence GTGCAGAACGATCCCCATACCACGCTGGTGACCCCCACCGCGCCAATTGCCAATGATACCCACGGCGGGCGGGCGAAATGCTTGCAGCGCCTTGTGCGGCTTGAGTTGCCGGTGCCCTCTACCGTGGCGGTTTCTTTTAATGCGGTGCAACAGATCGCGCGCGGGCAGTTGCCTGATATTCAAGCGGTGGTCGATCAATTTCCCAAAGGCGCGCTGCTTTGTGTGCGCCCCTCTAGCCAAGACCCTGATTGGGGCGGGCCGGGGGCGGTGCTGAACATCGGCATCAACGATAAGCTGTTTGAATATTACGCCACGACCATCGGCGAAGGCCCGGCGGCAGCGCTTTATTCGCGGTTCGTGCAGTCCTATGCGGTCAATGTTGCGCGGCTGGATCCGGATATGTTCGATGATGTGAACGGCGATGGCCGCGCAGCGCTGATGGAATCACTACGCGCCTATGAGGCCGAAACCGAAGAGCGTTTTCCCCAAGACCCGGCGACCCAGTTGGCTGCGGTGCTCCGCTCGATGGCGCGGGCGTGGAACGGCACCTCGGCGCGGCTGCTCCGGCAAGCCAAAGGCGCACCTGCGGATGCGGGGCTGGGGTTGATCGTGCAGGAGATGGCCTTTGGTGTCGGGCAGGGGCAATGCGGTTCGGGCGTGTTGCAGCTGGTCGATAGCGATACTGGTCTGCCGCAGATCACCGGGCGCTATCTGAGCCAGAGCCAAGGCCGCGATGCGCTGGAGGGTGATGCCGCAGCGATGTATCTCACCCGTGATCCGCGCGGGCCGTCGTTGGAAGAGCTGGTGCCCGATGCCTTTGCCGAGCTGAAAGAGCACGCGGCGCTGATGCGAAAACGGCTGCGCGCCGAGATGCAGGTTGAGTTTGTGATTGATCAAGGCAAGCTGCATATCTTGGACGGTGTGAAGGTCGCGCGCTCCTCTCGCGCGGCGGTGCGGATCGCCGTGGCGCTGGCGGATGAGGGGATCATCAGCCGAGAAGAAGCCCTGATGCGGGTCCAGCCGCGCACGCTTTCGGAACTGCTGCACCGCCAAGTCGACCCAAGCGCCAAGCGTGACGTGATCGGGCGCGGCATCGCCGCCAGCCCCGGGGCAGCCACCGGGCGGATCGTCTTTTCGGCCAGCGACGCGCAGGCCAGCGCCGCACGGGGGGAGCCATGCATCCTTGTCCGGCGCGAAACCTCGCCCGAAGACATTCGCGGCATGCATGCCGCTGCGGCCGTGCTGACCGAACGCGGCGGGATCACCAGCCACGCGGCGGTGATCGGGCGCGGCATGGGGCTTCCTTGTGTCGTCGGTGCGTCGAACATGCGCTTTATCGTGACCCAGCGGCAGATCATCGCCCCTGATGGGCGGGTCTTTGTCGAAGGGGATCAGATCACCGTCGACGGCTCGACCGGGCAAGTCTTGGCCGGGGCGGCCAAGATGCAGGAAGCCGCACTTGATGATACGTTCACCCGGTTGATGGGCTGGGCCGAAGATGTGGCCGACATCGGCATTCGCGCCAATGCCGACACGCCTGCCGATGCGCAGACCGCGCGCAATTTCAACGCGCATGGCATCGGGCTCTGCCGGACCGAGCATATGTTCTTTGAGCCCGGTCGCCTGACCGTGATGCGCGAAATGATCTTTGCCGAAAGCGGTGAAGACCGCCGCGCCGTGCTGGAACGTCTCCTGCCCATGCAGCGCGAGGATTTTACCCAGTTGTTCCGCATCATGCAGGGGCAACCCGTCTGCATTCGCCTGTTCGATCCGCCGCTGCATGAATTTCTGCCCTCTGACAAAGCCGGACAACGCGAACTGGCCGAAGCCCTTGGGCTGCAAATGTCGGATGTGACGCGGCGCGTGGCGGCGATGACGGAATACAACCCGATGCTCGGCCTGCGCGGCGTGCGGCTGGGGGTGACGGTGCCCGAAATCTACGAAATGCAGGCCCGTGCGATCTTTGAAGCGACCATTGAGGCTAGCCGGGATGGTGAGCCTGTGGTGCCCGAGATCATGATCCCGCTGGTCAGCGCCCGGCGCGAGGTGGAACTGGTCAAGGCTTCGGTCGATGCGATTGCCGCTGCCGTGCGCAGTGAGCGCGACGCGAGCTTCACCTACCGCCTCGGCGTGATGGTCGAGACCCCGCGCGCCTGTTTGCGTGCCGAGGAAATCGCGCCGCATTGTGCCTTTCTCAGTTTCGGGACCAATGACCTGACGCAGATGACATATGGCCTCTCGCGCGACGACGCGGGGCGCTTCATGTCGAATTACGTTCAGCAGGGGGTCTACCCCGAAGATCCGTTCCACGTTTTGGATACAGATGGGGTGGGCGAATTGCTGCAGCTTGGTGCGGCGCGGGGCCGAAAAGCCCAGCCTGGAATCACGCTTTCGATCTGTGGAGAGCATGGCGGCAACCCCGAATCCATCGCATTTTGCCGCGAATCGGGCTTCGATTATGTTTCCTGCTCCCCATTTCGCGTACCGGTTGCACGTTTGGCCGCCGCCCAGCTCGCCATCGCCCACAAGATCGGGTAG
- the folP gene encoding dihydropteroate synthase, with translation MADYFRPLVQIGPTRPEGAMSLAGGWGWFSHVELLSRARAAKVISAADLPKSALDALTTTRAPIAGLTLDRPRVMGILNATPDSFSDGGRHADPQVAVEAGMAMRAAGVDMLDVGGESTRPGADTVPEGEEIDRVVPVIAGLRAAGAGAISIDTRKAAVAEAAVGAGADLVNDVAALTFDPALAPFCAARELPVCVMHAQGDPATMQRDPRYDDVLLDVYDYLADRIAALEAQGIARHNIIADPGIGFGKTLEHNLALLARLSLFHSLGVPILLGASRKRFIGTIGGGEAGADRAPGSIAVALAALSHGIQFLRVHDVAQTIQAIALYRAAMAGKQI, from the coding sequence ATGGCAGACTACTTCCGTCCCCTCGTTCAAATCGGCCCGACGCGACCCGAAGGGGCCATGTCCCTCGCAGGTGGCTGGGGTTGGTTTAGCCATGTTGAACTGCTGTCGCGTGCGCGCGCCGCGAAAGTCATCTCGGCGGCGGATTTGCCCAAGTCGGCCCTAGACGCGTTGACCACGACGCGTGCGCCTATTGCTGGGCTTACCCTCGACCGCCCGCGCGTCATGGGCATCCTCAACGCCACGCCAGACAGTTTTTCCGATGGGGGCCGTCACGCCGATCCGCAAGTTGCAGTGGAGGCAGGCATGGCAATGCGTGCGGCGGGTGTCGATATGCTCGACGTTGGCGGCGAGTCGACCCGTCCGGGGGCCGATACGGTGCCTGAGGGCGAAGAGATTGACCGCGTTGTGCCAGTTATCGCAGGGCTTCGCGCCGCAGGTGCCGGGGCGATCAGCATCGACACCCGCAAGGCCGCCGTGGCCGAGGCCGCTGTGGGGGCTGGGGCTGATCTGGTCAATGATGTTGCCGCCCTTACGTTCGATCCCGCCCTTGCGCCTTTCTGTGCGGCGCGGGAGCTGCCCGTTTGTGTGATGCACGCTCAGGGTGATCCGGCGACAATGCAACGGGATCCGCGCTATGATGACGTGCTGCTTGATGTCTATGACTACCTAGCCGACCGCATCGCCGCGCTGGAGGCGCAAGGCATCGCGCGGCACAATATCATCGCCGACCCCGGCATCGGCTTTGGCAAAACGTTAGAGCATAACCTTGCGCTTTTGGCGCGGCTGAGCTTGTTTCACAGCCTTGGCGTACCGATTTTGCTGGGCGCATCGCGTAAGCGGTTCATCGGCACCATCGGCGGGGGAGAGGCTGGCGCAGACCGCGCTCCCGGTTCAATCGCCGTGGCGCTGGCGGCGCTCAGCCACGGGATACAGTTCTTACGTGTTCATGACGTAGCGCAAACCATTCAGGCGATTGCACTTTACCGTGCTGCCATGGCAGGAAAACAAATATGA
- a CDS encoding cell wall hydrolase encodes MRFIRSISFALSVAVCSAPLAAVASSESASNLAQIEIQGLKSAGATRLQELVAQPASASETDVKFSKAWIDSQPKAKTSAELQCLAEALYFEARGETVKGQFAVAEVIMNRVKSARFPGTLCGVINQGTGRKYQCQFTYTCDGNKEVINEPRAFARVSKVARAIIDGSAPKLTNGATHYHTTAVNPNWARVYTKTARIGQHLFYRHTWKTASN; translated from the coding sequence ATGCGTTTTATCCGGTCGATCTCTTTTGCGTTATCCGTTGCTGTGTGCAGCGCCCCCTTGGCCGCTGTCGCCAGTTCCGAGAGCGCCAGCAATCTTGCGCAGATCGAAATTCAAGGCCTGAAATCCGCGGGCGCAACCCGGCTTCAGGAACTGGTCGCGCAGCCTGCATCAGCCAGCGAGACGGATGTGAAGTTCTCGAAGGCATGGATCGACAGCCAGCCCAAGGCCAAAACCAGCGCAGAGTTACAGTGTCTTGCCGAGGCGCTTTACTTTGAAGCGCGCGGTGAGACGGTCAAAGGTCAGTTCGCCGTGGCCGAAGTGATTATGAACCGCGTGAAATCGGCCCGCTTCCCCGGTACGCTTTGCGGTGTGATCAATCAAGGAACGGGCCGCAAGTACCAGTGCCAGTTCACATATACCTGCGATGGCAACAAAGAAGTCATCAATGAACCGCGGGCTTTTGCCCGTGTCTCTAAGGTGGCGCGTGCGATCATCGACGGATCCGCGCCCAAACTGACCAATGGCGCGACCCATTATCACACCACTGCGGTGAACCCTAACTGGGCGCGCGTCTATACCAAGACGGCCCGGATCGGTCAGCATCTTTTCTATCGTCACACTTGGAAAACTGCGTCGAATTAA